Genomic window (Cololabis saira isolate AMF1-May2022 chromosome 10, fColSai1.1, whole genome shotgun sequence):
CTTTTGCCCTAGCCCGTCTTCCTCTATAGCGCCCCCTACTGTGAGAGGCGTGGGGTAGGGTGCCCAGTGGCACTTGTTGCCAATGGTAGAAGCCAGCATGGACCCTCTCATGGCAACGATGTGGGTCGTTGTAATAATGTTCGGTTTGTTTCCTGCTTCACACCACCTTTGGGATTTGGCCCGCCCTATAATCCAGTACATGAGACGCAGAGGGAGGCATCCCATGCCTGTCCATCCGAGTTCCCGGCTTGCTTAGCCCAAACCAGCTCCTTTGTACGATTCACACAGTGGTCTATTGGTTACCCATTTCATATTATCACAACTATTATGATTATCTAAACCCTGAAATAGAAaccaaaatcccaaataaattGTTAATTCTAATGTAAAACTGCGAGAAACTGCAGATGGCAtgttttattatgaaaaaaagaaaagatgcacacacacacacacacacgcactcctTCTTTATGTCGCTGTtgcacacacatagacacacacacagatggatacacacacacatacacaagcgTTCCCAAGCCCCTTACTGAGCGTTTTTATCCTCGCAAGGCCTCGTCTCAGAGGGGAGTCAGGCTCCTACTGAGACATTACTCACTTCCTACTCCAAAGCCTGCTTTGCCCTTTGGCAGCCCTCTTCCATTCTCAAACCCTAAATATACTTTGATTTGGACATAACTGACTTGAGAATTTTCATAATGTCTCACATATTATGATGTAGTTCATCTTTTCATCCTTGAAATGTAACTAAAGTGTATTTTTCCCCCCCTAGTCAGGCTGTATGTCATTTGACAAGGTTGTGCAGAGTTCTACTGTAGCTGGCTCCATGAGGCTGTGGACCCCAGGTGGGCCCAAGAGTTCTGGAGACACATTTAACACGAATAAAGAgaggactttaaaaaaaaaaaaaaaaatttaaacaaaaacaaaaaagaaaaaagaaaactagaGTGTACATGTGCGTGTGCGCGTCTGTGTATGTGTGGGAGAAACTTGTTAGGCGTGTACACCAGCGGTGCCATCAAAATTTACTTGcgtttgtgtgcttgtgtgtgcgctTTCGGGGCGTGTGTGTGATATATAGACCCCCAAACTGTCCTATTGCTTCTCGTGTGACCACACATCACAACTGTCAGTATCTGGTGAGATATGAAGCCGAAAAGGAGGAAGAACAGGAGTCTCTCAAGTGGATATTACCATTGGGTTTACCTGTGGAGTAAAGTGGATGTGGCATTACATCTCGGATCTATAGATTACTTTCACCTCACTACATGGTATGTGTAAATACGTATTATGATAACTTCATCATGATAATGTTTTCTTTTGTCTGCTGAAATTCGGATATAAAAGAGGTATCTGTTAAAGAGCTTAGGTTTTAAAAAGATTTTCCTTTAGAACTGCTTTATATATCACTGAAGAGTCCCTGTGTTTCTCCTGCTGTTCTCAGACTTGATTGTTTTCAGCCCGAAGGTGTAATTTTTCCGCAATGATTTGTTTTCCTCAGAGCTGGGATACATGGATTAGAAAAGCTGTATAGCAGGAGTTACACCCGTTCGGGAATAATCGTTTGCCAGGTTTCACTGATTTGTGTTGGTGAAACTCAGCACCTGCGACTTTACTCACATTCTGAGCAGAGAGGAGTTTGTTACGATGAATATATAAGACATTGTTCAGAATCCACACCTTGAACTGTCCCTTTTAGaaagcacttttttatttttatgtggatccgctatattttttttacgacaaaagaaacaaaaggacAGATCAGGGCACTATTGAAGCTCTTTTTCTCTGCTTTACTTGAGTTTAGTTTGCATATTTATTCTGCTTTTCATTGGTTTGTGGTCCATCTGGGGCTGTGAGAACTTAAAGAGGAAAGTCGCTAGATGCTCAGCTATTTCAGTTTGAAATTTGAATTTGAGCAGTAAATGTCACACTGCAAGATGAAAATATGGATGCATTCTTTTCTGATAATCAGAATACTGGTGCAGTGGGACGTGTGGGTAAATGCTTGGATTTGCTTTCTACAGTTCTATTACTACAGTTCTAtagcatttcctttttttggccatctttttaactgctggttttttaatttttttggaaGCTGTTTGCGGTTTACCAAAACATATTCAGGTTACAATTACACAGTGATTATAAACTTAAAGTACACACATTTACCATCCAATTTGAAGTAGGCGTATCAAAATGTCAGCCCAATTGAAATATAAACTGAAACATACTTCGGTAAGACAACGCTTATTGAGTCAGTGTCCAAATATTACCCAACCTAAGGATTTATCAgacaggggggaaaaaaactattCAGTCTGTGACGTTAAACCAAAGCGTTGAAGTTTTCTTTATGCTTATAGTGAATCTGTTTAATGAGCAATGTTCTGGTTCCAAGATTGTCTGCTGGTTGACTGTTTTCTGAAACAGACACATTTCACAGTATAAGTTTTGATGATGTGCTTCGCTTCGATAAGATTTTGAACAACGTACTTTGGATGTGGACAATATTCattaagtaaaaagaaacaaatagaaatgtgtttaaggttgaatataataataattgaatATAAGCAACAGctttaaatgaaacattttatttaaaactgAAAAGGCGTTGCTGAACTGGTAAATTGAGACACTACAAGAAAGTAAATAATCATTCTAATATTTAATTgccacacttttttttcttttttttttgttaaacggTAGTTGTCATGAAAATGTGCTGAAAGCGATCTCTCTGGCACTCACCGGGGCAAAACCACAAATTATGGTTGCAGAGTGAGACAGCATTATGAGCCTTCACTGTGTGGTCCTTCAGGCTTCTCCCCTCCTGCTGTTCTCCTCCGGCCTTCTCCCCTCCTGCTGCCCCCTCTGCTGGGGTTAGGAGGCATAGTTGACCCTGATTAAAATTCAGCTGTCCCAACATTAACATGGTTAAACGTTTCTTTAATGTCCCAGCTGTGGATGAAATGGAAGTGGTCGTTACTGACTTAAATTCAtctaactatatatatatatatatatacatatattctcCGTCTGAAGATGATCAGCCTAAAAATGTTATGGTTAAAAATACTACAGAATTCAATTATTTACAAACCATTTAAACCTTATATTTAACTGAAAATAGAAATGACACATCTTAGAAATTTGAAACAGGGATACTAGTAACAATCTATAGCGATTTGGTAACTGAGGCGATTAATTGGTATAGTTTGAAAAGATTGTTAGGTGCCATCAAGGTTTGAAAAGAGAAGTTTTTACATCCTTCTTGTTCAATTTACCATTTTAGCTGCTCATCATTTAACAATGTTAAATtttataattcaattcaattcaaaatactttattaatctccgAAGGGAAATTGATGCCCCTATATAACAGAAGCATGCTGTGTTAATACTTAGGGTGTAGTTTCATCTTGTCTTGTTGAAAGTAAAGTCCTTCTTGAAACACTTGTTACTGTCTGGATGGCAGCTGCTTAAATAGTTTGTAATAGTTTTGCCTTCACAAATGAGCAGATTAGTTGTCCTATGAGCACTGTTGCACCATCAATGCACCACATActgtgattttgtttttcaaatgtgCTGATAACACACAACCCATTAGCCTGAAGGATGCAGCATCTATGATTTCCAATAGGATTCAAATTTTCAGTTGATTGGGCAGTTTTCCATTTTGCCTTAGTCTATTTTGAATCAATGCAACTCCAATGAAACTAAACATTTCTAGATCAGATAATTTTGTCAGCAGTCTCCAAAAAAATGGTCTTGTGAAAGACTTATCTTGGGATTTAATTGACATATGAGTAACTACCCATAAGTGTATATTTGTGGGATTATACATCAATCGTCTGCTTCTACTGTCCAatttatataaaatattttaagTGCTGAGATTTTACTCTAAGTGTCACCTTAGATAATGGAGATCTTAGATAATTTCTGATGTACTACCCATTTGTATGATagatcatctacagacatgtaTTACATACGATCATCTCTGGTGTGTGCAGTGAATATTGTCGGCATTCACAAATTTTCCAGGCAagttaaatgtgtcattaattaattaaaattagaattaaatatgtcattaattaaataaaatacaattcattttaagtaaaaaaatatattcattatttcagcatttaattaattaatgaaacatttaattaatgattttgtgtccagtgtgaatcatgaaatgtaaaactgaatttaattaattgatgacacatttaattaatcaatgatatatttaattcccattttaattaattaattacacatttaattaatgaaagATATATTTATTTCccattttaattcattaatgacacatctaattaattaatgatatattgaattcccattttaattaattaatgacacatttaattaatgaatgatatatttcattcccattttaattcattaatgatgtatttatttatttaattttggcacaaaaaatcctccataccaAAGAGCAGGTGATagttttaatgtataaaaagatCAGATAAATGAGACGATTGAAATAGCCAGCTCTGCGTGTAGTACCCTGCTCCACCACAGGGGGCGACTGGCTCCGGGCCGGTGAAGGCGGAAGTGAAGCTGAAGTCACTGACGTGTCAAATTGTCGCCATTTTCCTCCGAAGTAGGAAACGCCTTGAGGAGACGAGACACTGCAACACCTCAGTGAGTGCAGGCGCTTTCACCAGTAAATGCAGCGGTTTCTCTTGCAATACACTCCGATGGAGTAGAGTCGTCGACAAAGCCGTAATTTAGGAACGACAtcactttgtgtgtgtgcggtTTGATAGCAGGGGAAGCGGCGTGAGCTTCACTCAGCTAACAGGAGCTAACAGGAGCTAACGGCAGCTAACTCACCTGGTTAACCAGCCGTCCTTCTCTCCGGGGGTTCATTGTTCAGTCGCTCAGGTGTGTAGTGGACTGGAAAAGGTCTTGAAAGATACCACTAATGTAAAACAGACAGTAAGtcctttttaaaaggaaaagcCCCGGCTGGTAATTCTGCCGAGCTAAGGCAGGAGTTTGTTTACGTGGTTTCAGGAGCGGAGCGGATTCAGGTCGTTGTTAAAGGTTAATATCAGCTCTCTGGTCTCAGAACGGTGTAGGCTTCAATATATCTACTGTAAAGTGTTTAATCCCTAAGCATGAAACTATGTGACGTCCTTGCTTTCAGAAAATATATCGAACAAACAAATgggacatttctttttttactcgTGTTGGTTTTTATGTAATATAACATGAAACGTGGAAGAAATTTAAATATGCACATTTATCACTATTTCTTAGGTAGAAATATGTAATCCAAGTGACTGACACgtttcaaatatatttatattcataaattgaaattatttcCTGGATCTAactggagaaaaaatattttccttGGGTAAATATTTGCATAATAGTTGAAGCAGTAAATCTTTTTAAGAGTCTTATATGTCATTTTCTTCAAAAGTTGTTTGGGATACTGTATATCATTCCTATGTTTGTTAGAGATCATTTCATTACAAGTACTTATTGATCGTTTTACCTCAGTTTGTCAgtgatagggatgggcggtatggactaaaaaatgtatcacgataatttctggcatttatcccgataacgataaaaatgacgataaaaaaaaataccaattcaactccacctttgtaactataaatctatcaccacattcagtctttggagcccccaaaacactgctctaaaagaatactaaatgctactaaactacatttaattacattgaattgatctttctttctttctttctttctttctttcaggcttctttctttctttctttcttttttccttccttcacgcacgcatttaacgcagaaccataaatccggctttacacaaaacgtcaccaacaggaatttattgtttttaccgcgagatgacaaattcttaccatggggaatttatttgacggtttatcgtgaacggtaaaatattgccAATTCCTAGTCAGTGACCATATCTAATCACTGTCCAACAACTGTTTGTTTCTCCACAGGTTTTTGGGACATTCTTTGTgtatttctcccttttttttgctAGAAGTAGGTTCCCAATAGCCAGCCACCATGGGGAATATGTTTGCGGGGCTCTTTAAAATGTTCGGGAAGAAGGAGATGAGAATACTGATGGTGGGTCTGGATGCTGCAGGAAAGACAACTATTTTATACAAACTTAAGCTTGGAGAGATTGTGACAACCATCCCTACAATAGGTGAGTTAGACTTTGTTTTGAAATTGCAAAGAACAATTATACATGTGCAGTATCCTCTTCTTACTAAGAATCGAAAACTACAAGTCATTTGTTTCCCCCTTCAGGTTTCAATGTGGAGACTGTAGAGTACAAGAACATCAGTTTTACAGTTTGGGATGTCGGTGGTCAAGACAAAATCCGACCGCTGTGGCGCCATTACTTCCAGAACACTCAGGGTAAATTTTTACTACAATTTGACATTTTGAGAGCGTTTAGTCACTATGGAAATTTCAACAGCCTTGCTTTTAGTTTATTGTCAAATTTCCAGTTCCATTTaaaacttttcctttttctccaggTCTCATCTTTGTTGTGGACAGCAATGACAGAGAGCGATGTGCCGAGGCCCGTGAAGAGCTCTTGAGAATGTTGGCAGAAGATGAACTGCGCGACGCTGTATTATTAGTGTTCGCCAACAAACAGGTAAGTGGTGCTAGTCTTACAAACAAGGTGGATCTCGTAACTATTACCCCCTTGTATCCATATGACAGGTTTCTAATGGTTTCTCTTTATTTGCAGGACCTTCCAAATGCAATGAATGCTGCGGAACTCACAGACAAGCTGAATCTTCACTCCTTGCGTAACAGAAACTGGTACATCCAGGCAACCTGTGCCACCACAGGAGATGGTCTTTATGAAGGACTTGATTGGCTGTCTAATCAGCTCAAGAATCACTAATaagagcatttaaaaaaaaaaacttcttgtGCTTCAACCAATCCTTGACCTTCCTCTTCACACTTTTCACAAAGTTGTTGCAAAACTGAGTCACCCTGTGCTCAAAGCTACCCTCACCTCAGCTTTTATTACACGTCAGTGGTGGGATTCGTCTATTCTTGTAAAACTTCTCGTTATTTTGCTTTCCTGTTTTGTGTAAATGTAAATACGTTTGG
Coding sequences:
- the arf1 gene encoding ADP-ribosylation factor 1 encodes the protein MGNMFAGLFKMFGKKEMRILMVGLDAAGKTTILYKLKLGEIVTTIPTIGFNVETVEYKNISFTVWDVGGQDKIRPLWRHYFQNTQGLIFVVDSNDRERCAEAREELLRMLAEDELRDAVLLVFANKQDLPNAMNAAELTDKLNLHSLRNRNWYIQATCATTGDGLYEGLDWLSNQLKNH